The window GTGCTGAGGGGCATTTTGCCCCATTTCCACTTTGACTGAATCCCACAGAAGACTTTAGGATCAGAATTTCTCCATGGAAGTCAGCAGCGTGAACATTTTCTTAAGGCTTACAAGACAGACTGGGACATTACGGTGTGATTTACTGAAAACACGGCGCATGGCACTCTGATCGGTAAGCTGACAATTTATAGGCAGAGTATCCTTTTGTGCACCTGCAACAATAGGCGGACATGTCTGTAGACAAAGCAGTGGCtcacaaacaaaagtgttttttctaGCAGCGTATAGAGAGAGGCATGTATGCATGAAtttatgcaaaacaaacaagtcaCCTTTCCTGCTTTTAATTAGCTCTTTTCATCAGCAATTTGGTGTCTTTCCTGGAATATCTAAATAGAACTCCACAAACTCCGTTCCAGACTTCCATGAAACTGAAGaaaggtcttttttttattggtgaaTATGTTGAGGACATTTGCATTGAATAGtcgcaggggtcagcaacctgcAGCTCTTCAGCATTCGTCGTTGGGGCTCCCTTCATGTAGCTCGAATATTTCTCACATTTATTTTCggggaaaatgcacatttttgaaaagagtttATTATATCCGAGTGTTTGTGAGGCCGTGAATACATCATGACTGGTGACTGGATGAGCAAGTAAAAGGGAGGGGGAGCTAGAGTGTGCCTTTCTTCAAGACATGAGAGCGGCGTCTTCTTAGCCCAGTGGTAAGCTAACCATGAATCCGCCCCCACCCAAAAAATGCAGTAGATATATGTGGCCAGAAATTGGCCTAGTCTCTGCCTAAACATGTTGGCGAGACCTGAGGCTTCTGTAGAGCTGACGTTACCTTGCGCTGCTGCTGCCGCGGGAACACCGCAGGTGGTGCCTGGACGGTCAGCGTTGCATGAAATCCCGTGGCACCTTAGTAGGTGGGTGGAGAGATTTGCCGGGTTGCCGTGGTATTTCACCTGACCTTTACACATCCTCCAAACAACGAGCACATCTCCTTCtttacaaaagccaaagtgtatCCACACACCGGACCGCAATcgtggcttaattatttctcgCTCGCCAGCTTGTCCTCCGCCATCCGCCATGCTACGTTTCATTGTCTGATGACGCGGACGCAGACAGGCAGACTCAATCGAGTAGCATTTAACGTCTCTTtctcattaaaagtgctaaaaacacccatccatataaagcctgccatgcttaaatccagtgctttatttcctagtaccGATGCAATTGATACAGACACAGATCCATGTAGctgaatcataggaatataaatcgatacatcgATGTAGCTGATGAACCGTTTATGCAATTATGGATGAAAATTCACTTAATTCATCTTAAAATGATGTCCAAAGTCATCTCGATCCCCAGTCTTCTTTTCTTGTctttgtcatactgctgaagTAGCTCGTGTAATGAACACACGGGTCTTTCGCTAGGTTCAGGAGTTGGTAAGACATGTGGAAAGAAATGCAAATATATGCTAGCCTGCAAATCTGTAACAATGAATTCACGTTGTCAATCTCAGTGATGGGAGATGAAAAGAAGTATCATTTGGTACCATGACGTGATGTGTGTGATGTGCTCATATCCCTAAAGTCTAAACTTGGAAGTTAACGTTAGACTGTTTGGCTGATGAGTGTTACTTCAGTGTGTTAGGACTGTGATTGTGCCCTTCCAATGTTAAAACTTCTTCTTTTCATGGAGTAACTTCCTTGGTGTGTTTCTCTTCCATGGTTTTTCATTGGCCGAAATGACTGAGTCCTTTGGACTTTACGTAGTAACAAGGATGACGACGTCAGGATATACATgtagaaagtcatttgttggaACTATGTTGGAAAGTCTTACGTCGATTCCGAAATGATTTGGGCTGTTGGTCAAGAGAATGGACTTATACAGATAGATTTATAGATTTCTCATCTAATTGTGTTCATATGAAAACACCACTGTGTCTGATGATGCTGAAGCACCACAACAtgagtatttagaaagtcacatcATTTATTGGGGCAATGACAATGTACAATCAGCACAAATCGGTGATGCGTCTCATGCTCATGAACCTCATGCTGCTCATGCCCATCTCCCTGAAGCTCCTGTGCTCGCCAGGCCTCACGTAGAGCATCCTGCCACGGAAGTGGGGCTGCTCGTACAGCAGCCAGTGGCCCTCCATCACTTGGCAGGACATGCAGTCGTTCATTCCAAAGCGCTCCATGATGTTGTCGCAGTCGTCCATCAGCTCGTTCATCTGACCGCTCAGGTTCTCCCTCTCAAAGATCTTCATCCTGAACTGTCCTCTGTGCTGTTTCGAACGATGGCAAAATTACATACAACAGTGCAAGAACTCAGATGCCATTTATGTGGTTTGGACCTACCATGGGGATCATGCGGCAGGAC is drawn from Dunckerocampus dactyliophorus isolate RoL2022-P2 chromosome 9, RoL_Ddac_1.1, whole genome shotgun sequence and contains these coding sequences:
- the LOC129187838 gene encoding gamma-crystallin M3-like, whose product is MGKIILYEERNFQGRSYECMSDCADMSSYLSRCQSCRVESGCFMVYERPNFMGNQHFMRRGEYSDYLSMMGISSGIKSCRMIPMHRGQFRMKIFERENLSGQMNELMDDCDNIMERFGMNDCMSCQVMEGHWLLYEQPHFRGRMLYVRPGEHRSFREMGMSSMRFMSMRRITDLC